Within Marinomonas mediterranea MMB-1, the genomic segment GTTCTACAAGATCTTTATCGATAGCACAGGAGCCGTCGTACCAAAGTTCTGCTTGGGTTACTTTGGCCATGTGAAGCTTGCCTTTCAATAAGGTAATTTGCATTTTTTTAACTCGTTAATTTTTATAGTGGTTGGATAACTGTGACTTTTAGTCAGTTTGTGAATGTGTTTATCTCCAGATATATAGCCCTTCACCATTGGCGTTAATGCGCCACCATTGGTCAGGGTCTTCTTCACCTGCTTCTTGCCAGCCTTGAAAATTACATCGAACTTCGGATTGAAGTACTTCAAAGGCGCTTTTAGCGCATTCCATGTCATTTTTCCAAGGTGTATTTGGGGAATCGAACCAGATTGAAGTAAAGCGTTTTCCTGCGGCTTTTTCTAAGATGGTCACAGGAATTATATGATTATTATGGAGAAGTTTGAGAGTGAGTGAAGTATCTGACTCTGAGGTAGTGGATTGAACTTTAAAAGACTGGGAAAGCCATTCAACGATGGTTTCAGTAGGGCACGACAAAACGTAAATTTCGATATCTGCCTGCATAACTAATCCTTGCGATTTAGCATGTGATAAATTCTCAAAATACTCATGGATAAGTAGCCAATCAGAGACCAGATAACGCCAGCTGCTGCGACAATGACGCCTAAAAGTGCAGCCAGCTCCTGAACCATTGAATCAGTCAATGCTCTTTCTGATACGAGAATCATAAGGGTGCCAAACAAGAACAGCAAGCCGCCTTGTATTAGCTTCATTAAGGCTCGCTTAGGGTCTTTTCCCAGCTTAATAGCGAGCTCGTGTAGTACAGAACGTTTTTTCATTCTAGGTGTGGTTACGTAGTGATTAACCGAATAAGTTTTCTAAAACACCTTCATAAATGCTTGTAAGTTGATTAAGGCTGTTGGCTTCAATATGTTCATTTATTTGGTGTATCGTTGCGTTAATTGGTCCTAGTTCGACAACCTGTGTGCCCATTTTAGCAATAAAGCGGCCATCTGATGTCCCGCCCGATGTGGACAGTGTCGGGGTAATATCGACGGTCTTTTCTATGGCTTTTGTTATGGCGTCGACGAGTTCTCCAGGGCGTGTTAGAAACGGGAGGCCGTTGTAGGTCCAGTCAACTTCATAGTTCAATTCATGTTTATCGAGAATGGAGATCACTTTTTCTTTTAGTGAGTCAAAATCCAGCTCTGACGAAAAACGGAAATTGAATTGCGCGTTTAGTGTCCCTGGAACAACGTTTGTTGCGCCTGTGCCCGCGTTGATATTGGATACCTGGAAGCTTGTGGGAGGGAAGAAATCATTCCCTTGATCCCAGACGGTCTCTGACAGTTCGGTAATCGCGGGTGATGCTAGATGAATGGGGTTCTTTGCTAGGTGAGGGTAGGCGACATGGCCTTGCTTTCCGAAGACGGTCAGGTCGCCACTAAAAGACCCTCGACGACCATTTTTAATAATGTCACCAAGTGTGTTTGTACTCGATGGTTCACCAACAATACACCAATCAACTTTTTCATTTCGTGCCATAAGCGTATCGACTACACGGGTTGTGCCGTCTACAAATGGGCCTTCCTCATCGCTGGTAATAAGAAATGAAATTTGCCCTTTATGATTCGGGTTGTTGTCAATGAAGCGTTCTACGGCAATGATCATTGATGCTAGGCTACCTTTCATGTCGGCTGCGCCGCGTCCGTAAAGTATCCCGTCAATGATTTGAGGTTCGAAAGGAGGTACTTTCCATTCGGCTTCTGGACCTGTGGGGACGACATCTGTATGGCCAGCAAAACACAAGTTTGGCCCGTCATTACCGCGCTTTGCATAAAAATTCTTTACGTCACCAAAGGGCATTTTTTCAACAGTGAATCCGATTTTCTCAAGTCGCTTTATCATGGTTTCTTGGCAACCTGCATCTTCGGGTGTAACCGAAGCTCGAGACATTAGGTCGATAGCAAGTTCGAGAGTTGGTGTGAGCGTATTGTGAGAATCTGTGGTGGGCGACTGTTGAGTCATGCTTTTCCTACTTTTATTTCGCTTTTGCTAATTACGCTATGATAAAGTGTAAGCAGCAAAAAGGGTTATTATATGAGAATTAGTTTAATTGTATTTTTAGGTATCAGTCTAAGTGCTTGCAGCTTTTTTCAAGGAAACTCAGGAAAAGTGCAAAATGCCTACTATGTGCCTGTTATTCAGGGTGATAAGAGTCAATCTTCTGGTTCACAGGGTTCAAATTCTAATCTGACTCCTGTGCAAATATCGGATCAGAAGCAAACTAATCAAGACCCTTATGTGCCTGTTATCTTACCATAGAAAATTAGGTTTTCTTTCTATTCAAAGATGGCTTCGTATTCAGCTTCTTTGAACCCAAGCGTGATGCCGGCGCCGGTTATTAGTAAAGGGCGCTTGATCATAGCGGGTTGTTCTATCAGCGTGGTTAACGCGAGTTGATTGTCCATTTTCTCTTTTATGGCGTCATCGAGCTTGCGCCACGTTGTGCCACGTTTGTTGACAATCGATTCCCAACCAAGTGTATTAATCCAAGCAGTCAGTAGGGCTTCGTCTAAGCCATCTTTTCTATAATCGTGAAAGGTGTATTCTGTTCCTCGATTATCTAACCAGCGCATGGCTTTTTTCATAGTGTCGCAATTTTTGATGCCGTAAATTGTGATCATTGTAGGGTGCTCTGTTTTGTAAATTGAAGGCATAAAGAAGGTACGCATAAGAAAGTTAGTCTCCTTATGCGTACTAAGCCGTATATTTGGGCTTTTGGTGTCTATTTGATGAAATTAGTTGTGCGCATGCAGCGCTTCGTTCAAAGCGATTGCAGTTTTATTGGTTTTGCACTCTATAGCACCGGTTTCTGAGTTGCGGCGGAACAGAAGGTCTGATTGACCTGAAAGCTCGCGCGCTTTCACAGTAGAAACAACCTTGTTGTTTTCATCAAGAACCGCAACTTTTGATCCCGCTGTAATGTATAGGCCTGATTCGATTGTGCATCGATCACCAAGGCCAATACCGATACCTGCGTTGGCGCCAATTAGGCATTCCTTTCCAACACCGATAACAATGTTGCCACCGCCAGACAGTGTTCCCATTGTAGAGCAGCCACCACCTAGGTCTGATCCGTTGCCAACGACAACACCTGCAGAAATTCGGCCTTCAACCATGCTCACGCCAAGTGTGCCGGCATTGAAGTTTACAAAGCCCTCGTGCATGACTGTCGTGCCTTCGCCCAAATGAGCACCAAGACGAATGCGCGACGCATCACCAATACGAACGCCTGAAGGGACGACAAAGTTAGCCATTTTAGGAAACTTATCGACACTGAAAACTTCGATTGTTCGGCCTTCCATACGAGCCGCTAGTTGGCGATCTGCGAGTTCTTTTACGTCGATCGGGCCGTCGCTTGTCCATGCTGTGTTGACAAGCAATCCAAACATTCCGTCAAGTACTGTGTTATGAGGCTGAACGAGTCGGTTTGAAATGAGTTGAAGCTTTAAATGTACTTCAGCTGGGTTCGTTGGTGCTGCATCTTCTGCTAGGACGCAAAGAACAACTGGCTGTTTTGATGCTTTTAATTTTGAAGCAAGTTCTGCTTGTTCAATGTTGCCAGCCTTGAGTAAAGCTAGGTGTAGACGATTTAAGTCTGCCTCTTCTAGAATTAGGGTTGCATTACCGCCTTCGTAATTTGTGCTTTCTAGAATAGCGTCGACAACGGTATTTTCAGGGTTAACGGCAGGTGCGGCATAAAACACTTCTAACCAAGCGTTTTCGTTGTTTTGTGTGCCTACGCCTAGGCCGAAAGCAAAAATAGAGTTGCTCATTAGTTCGATTGCTCCAGTTCGTTTAGAGGAAAATTTCTCTTTATAAAATTGCGAATGCGTTCTGCTGCTTCCGCACATAGTTCTTCTTCAGCTACCAATGCAAGTCTGACATGGTTGCTTCCAGGGTTTTTGTTATTGACGTCTCTGCCTAAGTAGCTGCCAGGTAAAACAAGGACTGCTTCTTCCTGATACAGCTTTACGCAAAACTCCTCATCGTTCATTGGAAGTTGTGGCCATAAATAGAAACCAGCTTCGGGTTTATTAACTTTGATAACCGGTTGCAGTATGTTCAACACAGTGTCGAATTTTCTCTGGTAGATATCTCTGTTCTGTTGGACGTGCTGCTCATCACCCCAAGCGACAATGGAGGCGGCTTGATGGTGATTTGGCATCGCGCAGCCTTGGTATGTTCTATATAGTAGAAATGGTTTGAGTAGAGAGGCATCCCCTGCTACAAAACCAGATCTCAGTCCAGGTAAGTTAGAACGCTTGGAGAGGGATTGAAAAATAAGACAATTTTCGTATCGATCATTTCCAAGCTGGACGCATGCCTCTAATAGCCCTAAAGGCTTATCCTTACCAAAATAAATTTCAGAATAGCATTCGTCGGCAACGATGGTGAAATTGAATTTTTTGGCTTGTGCTAATAGAAAACGATAATCGTCGAGTGGAGTGACGGTGCCTGCAGGGTTGTTAGGGGAGCAAACAAATACGATTTCACAGCGAGACCAAACATCGTCGGGAACGGAGCGATAGTCAACTTGGTAGTTATTGCTTTCATCACAGGCTAGAAATTCCAGATCTGCCCCCGCTAAAATCGCGGCGCCTTCGTATATTTGATAGAAAGGGTTTGGGCTAACAACGATGCTGTTTTCTTTAGCGCCTACAAGCGTTTGAACAATGGCAAAGAGGGCTTCTCGAGTGCCAGTTACTGGGAGTATTTCTGTATCTGGATTTAGCGTAGGTAGGTTAAACCGATTGCAAGCCCATTTTGAAATAGCTTTTCGGAGTCCGAGGTCGCCTTTTGTGCTCGGATATTTTCTAACCGCATTAAGTGAATTTTGTAGTTCATCAAGCACGATTTGTGGAGCATCATGCTGAGGTTCACCAATGGTTAGCTTTATAAGTGGCTTGTCAGAAGCGGGTTCTATGTTCTGTAGAAGCTCTGCAAGCTTTTGAAAAGGGTAGGGGTGTAGGTTGCTAATTAAAGGATTCATTAGTTCTCTTCCGTCGCTTTAGAGAAGCGATCAATACTGTCTTTCAGGCGCGTACAGATCATTTTCATTCGCATGCTGTCTGTAATGAGTTCGCCGTTTTGTTCGGTTATGTAGAATGTATCTTCAATGCGTTCGCCAAGTGTCGCAATCTTCGCTTTATGAAGCATTATGTTGTTTTGCATAAAGAATTGACCTATTACTGCAAGTAACCCCGGTCTGTCAGGAGCTGTTATTTCCAGTGCCGACCAAACTTCTTCAGGCTGACTCACAAAATGTGCTGTGGACGGTGAGTTGAAGATCTTCAGAACTCGAGGGGTGAAGCGTTGTACCATGCTTTCATAGTTAGAAGGTGAGGCAAGCTGCTCAATTAGCGTTTTTCTTATTAGGTCTATACGATCTTTGTCTAAGTAAAGGTTTGTTTCATTCTCGTCGCTATCCATCACCACAAATGTGTCTAGGGTGTACTTGTCGTTAGTGGTACTAATTTTAGCGTCTAAAATTGTTAAACCTAACTGTTCAAAGATAGCAGCCGTTACTGCAAATACGTGGCTTTCAATGGGCGTATAAATGAAAATCTTAGAAGCACCAGAGAAGTTTCTTCCGCCGAGTGGTGTTATTGCGACGAGCGGTTTCGTGCTAGGACGATGTTTGATGATAGCTTCTGTATTCCATGCGATTTCATCACCACTAGAACGAATGAAGTATTCGTCCTCGATGTCGTCCCAAATAGACTCTGCTTCCATCATATCGACATTGCGTTCAATTAGGATTTCTAATGCGCGCTGTTTGTGTTCGTCTGCTTGCATGTCGGCGTCAATTGGCGAATCAAGACCTCGGCGTAGGGCGCGCTTAGTTTCGAGATAAAGCTGGCGCATTAGCGAGGCTCGCCAACTGTTCCACATTGTTGGGTTGGTGGCATTGATGTCCGCAACGGTCAATATGAAAAGGTAATCGAGAGATTCCTGATTTTTGACTAGGCTTGCAAATTCCCATATGACTTCAGGATCTGATATGTCTTTGCGCTGTGCTGTTACGGACATGAGTAAGTGGTGTCTTACTAACCAAACAATTAAATTCGTTTCGTGTTTGGATAGGCCGTGCCGCTCACAGAATAGTCTTGCATCTTCGCAACCTAGTTCAGAATGATCGCCGCCGCGGCCTTTCGCTATATCGTGATAAAGGCCTGCAATATAGAGTAATTCGACTTTTGGAACATGGCGGATAGCTTGAGCAGAAATAGGGAATTGGGATTTCGCGGCTGGTAACCATAGGCGACGCATATTTTCGACGAGCTGTAATGTGTGTGCGTCAACCGTGTATATATGAAAAAGGTCGTGTTGCATTTGGCCTATAATAGCGCCAAATTCGGGTAAATAACGTCCAAGTAAGCCAATGTGTTTCATTGACCTTAGAATGTAAGTCATCCGATAGCGGCTTGAGATAATATCTAAAAATAGGCTGGTATTTACCTTGTTGTTACGAAACTCGTCGTCGACTAGGTCTAGACTGTCGCGGAGTTGACGCATCGTATTGGAGCGAATGCCTTTAATGTCTTCTCGTTCTCCCATCAAGACATAGATTTCCAACATTGCCGAGGGAGTATCTTGGAATAGCGTTGCTGATCTGGCTTCTATTTGTCCATTACTGATTTGGAAATGCGAATTTAGTACTTCGATGTTTGGGTTATCATCTATAAAAAGAAATGACTCTTCGAAATGCTGCAACAAGAGGTCGTTTAGTTGCTGAATAGCGGCAACGCTCTGATAATATCCTTGCATGAAGCGTTCGACATTTCGTTTAAGGTCTTCATCATCAAAACCAAATAGCTTTGCTAGTGTTCGTTGGTGGTCGAACAAGAGTCTGTCTTCTTTACGTCCAACAATCATATGAAGCGCCCAGCGAATTCGCCAAAGGTGGCTTACTGCGCCCTTGATTTGCATGTATTCATCTTCAGACAAAAATTGTTTATCAATCAAAGCGCTGAGGCGGTGAGTATGCAGATGCCGCTTTGCAACCCAATCGATTACTTGCATATCTCGTAGCCCACCAGGACATTCTTTTAGGTTAGGTTCGAGGTTATAGGCCGTGTTTTGATATTTTTCATGTCGGCTCTTTTGCTCTTTCATCTTGGCGCGATAAAAGCTAAGGCCATCCCACATGTGATTGGTGTCGATTTGCAGCTGAAGAGTAGCAAGTAAATCACTAGAGCCAGCTAAGGTGCGAGACTCGATGAGATTCGTGATAACCGTGATGTCTTTTTCTGCGAGCGTTCTCGCTTCTTCAATGGTTCTGACGCTATGCCCTACATCGAGTTTCATATCCCATAAAAAGGTAATGAAGCTTTCTATTTTGTCTTGAGGTAGGTCTTGATCGTCTTTAAGAAGAATGAGTAGATCAATGTCCGATTTCGGGTGGAGTTCACTTCTTCCATATCCGCCGACTGCGGTTAAGGATACTTTTGGTTCAGTATCGAGACCTTTGCCTTGCCATGCCGCGTAAAGTACGTCGTCATACAGTTCAGCAAAACCTTTTACTAGTTTTTCAACTGGATATAGGTCGTTAAAAAGATCATGGTATGCAGTCGTCTTCTCAGTAAGAATGTCCTTAAAACGAGTAACTGAGCAGTTTGGTTTGCTCAGTTCCAGTTTTTCGTCATCTGTAAGAAGTGGAGGTGCATCAGGGAAAGCAGGGAACTCCATCAAACGCCTCTTTATATTAAGCTAATTTAGTCATGTTTTATCTAGATCGAATTCGCAATGCGAGGTAGTTTAGAGCGTAAGGTGCTATAAACTACTTGCACTTAGATTTAATAAAAACGCGTTTCTTCCGGGCGTTTTGTCAATACTTCAACACCGTCTGCCGTGATAAGAAGCGTGTGCTCATACTGAGCTGACAATCTACCATCCTTCGTTTTGGCTATCCAATTATCTGGGCCAGAGTGTTTTACTTGCTTTTTGCCTGCGTTGATCATTGGTTCGATCGTAAACGTCATACCTTCTTCAAGTGTTGCACCTGTGCCTGCCTTGCCATAGTGAGTCACTTGTGGCGAGCCGTGGAAGGTAGTGCCAACGCCATGTCCGCAATATTCTTCGACAACGGAGTAGTGGTGTTTGTGTGCGTGCGCTTGAATGGCTGCGCCGATGTCCCCTAAGCGCGTTCCAGGTTTCACCATATCGATGGCAAGGTAGAGACATTCTTGAGTGACTTTACAAAGGCGCTCTGCGTGCGGCGCGGCGCTACCTGCAAAAAACATGCGGCTAGTATCGCCATAGTAGCCGTCTTTTATTACGGTAATGTCTATGTTAACAATGTCGCCTTTTTTAAGCGGCTTTTCATTTGGAATGCCATGACAAATTACGTCGTTAACTGAAGTGCAGCAGGACTTAGGGAAACCGTGGTAGTCAAGTGGTGCAGGAATTGCGCCTTGTTCGCCAACAATGTAATTGTGGGCAATGATGTCTAGCTGTTCTGTGGTAACACCAGGAACGACAAATTCCTCTAGCATAACAAGTACTTCTGAGGCGAGGCGACCCGCAGTGCGCATGCCTTCAATGTCATTGGTATCCGTGAATTGGGTAGCTGCGGGTTTTGGTGTCCAGCTTGGTGCCTCAATTCGCCCGTTGTCCGTTAGGTCTTTTACTTTTTGAAGGATTTCATTGCTCATAATAAAATTGTCGTAAACTCTTGCTAGTGTTGACTGCAGGATATGGCTACAGATTTAATTACTCAATATTCTACCTCAATTGGCACGTTTTAGCGCTACCCGTAATGGAAAAAGGCGAACTACTGATCTCTTTAGGTGTGTTTGTTGGTTAAGGTCTTTAGTTTTTTTGGGCTTTGTGGTATAAAACGCACGTTTTTTGAGATGTTCTTGAAAAACAATAAAATCATGAAATTTAACGACCTCATCACAATAAGACGAGTTTCTGGGGTGCCTACGGTTGCTTTAAACCTAATCAGGCTGAAACTTTGAGTTGGTGAGTGTAAAACAACCCAAAAAAATAAAGGATATTGTTATGCCTACAGTTTCTATGCGCGACCTTCTACAGGTTGGTTCTCACTTCGGTCACCAAACTCGTTACTGGAACCCAAAAATGAAGCCTTTCATCTTTGGTGCTCGTAACAAGATTCACATCATCAACCTTGAGCATACTGTTCCAGCTCTTAATGAAGCGCTAGCGCTTGTTAAGAAAATGACAGAAAACAAAAACAAGGTTTTGTTTGTTGGTACTAAACGCGCTGCAGCTAAATCTATTAAAGAGCAAGCTGCTCGTTCTTCTATGCCTTACGTAAACCATCGCTGGTTGGGTGGCATGTTGACAAACTACAAAACTATTCGTGCTTCTATCAAGCGTCTACGTGACCTTGAAAATCAGATGAACGATGGTACGTTTGAAAAGCTAACAAAGAAAGAAGCGCTAATGCGTACTCGTGAGCTTGAGAAACTTGAGCTTTCTTTGGGTGGAATCAAAGATATGGGTGGCCTTCCTGATGCTTTGTTCGTTGTTGACGTTGATCACGAACGCATTGCAATCAAAGAAGCGAACAAATTGGGTATCCCAGTTATCGGTATCGTTGATACTAACAGTAACCCAGATGGTATCGACTACGTTATCCCTGCGAACGATGATGCTATCCGTGCAGTTCAATTGTACGTTTCTGCGTTCGCTGATGCGGCTCTAGAAGGCCGTGCAGTAGCAGCTGGTACTGCTGATGAATTCGTTGAAGTAAACGAAGCGACTGAAGCCTAAATTTAAGGACCATTATTGGTCTTTGTTTCGAAAAAGGGGTTGCGCTGAGTGCCCCTTTTTTTAAATTTGAAATCGTACAAGGGGATTAAACATGGCCGCAGTATCTGCAGCAATGGTAAAAGAACTACGTGACCGTACAGGTTTGGGTATGATGGAGTGTAAAAAAGCTCTATCTGCTGCTGGCGGTGATATTGAAGTTGCAATTGAAGAGCTACGTAAAAGTAGTGGTATGAAGGCTGCTAAAAAAGCAGGTCGTACCGCTGCAGAAGGTACCGTTATTCTTAAAGTTGCGGACGACAACTCTTACGGTGTAATTGTAGAAGTTAACTCTGAAACTGACTTTGCTGCACGTGACGAAAATTTCATCGCGTTTGCAAACAAAGTTGTTGATGTTGTTTTTGAAACAAAAGAGACAAACATCGAAACATTGTTAGCTGGTGAAATCGGCGTTGCTCGCGAAGCGCTTGTTCAGAAGATTGGTGAAAACATCTCTCCTCGTCGCGCAGTTGTTGTAGAAGGTGGTTTGGTTTCAGGTTACCGTCACAGCAATGGCCAAATCGCGGTATTGACTCAGCTAGAAGGCGGTAACGCTGAGCTAGCTAAAGACGTTTCAATGCACGTGGCAGCAGTATCACCTCAAGTTGTTAAGGGTGAAGATATGCCAGCGGAAGTTCTTGCTAAAGAAGAAGAAATTATCCGCGCACAGCCTGATATGGAAGGTAAGCCTGCTGAGATCGTTGATAAAATGATCGGTGGTCGTATCAAGAAGTTCTTGGCGGAAAATAGTTTGGTTGAACAACCATTCGTTAAGAATCCAGAACAGAAAGTTGGTCAGCTTGCGAAAGAAGCTGGTGCAACAATTACTTCATTTATCCGCCTTGAAGTAGGTGAAGGTATTGAAGTTGAAGAGACAGATTTCGCAGCAGAAGTAGCGGCTCAACTAAAAGGTTAAGCTTTCTTCGCGAATCAAACAAAAGGGGCAGCTAGACTGCCCCTTTTTGTGAATGCAGGTTTTTTAGAAATCTGTATACTGACAAAAAAATTACTCTGATGTAGGAATCGTTGCTGGAGGTTGTGATGCCCAAAGAAAATAACCCTAATTACAAACGTATTTTGTTAAAATTGAGTGGCGAAGCCCTACAGGGAGATGAAACGTTTGGGATTGACCCCAAAGTTTTGAATCGCATTGCTTTGGAGATTGGCCAGCTTCGTGGTATTGGCGTTGAAGTTGGAATCGTGATTGGCGGCGGTAACCTATTTCGAGGTCAGGCGTTGAGTCAAGCAGGAATGGACCGTGTGACAGGTGATCACATGGGGATGCTTGCGACAGTAATGAACGCATTGGCGATGAGAGATGCGTTAGAGCGAGCAAATATTCGAACTCGCGTTATGTCGGCAATTACTATGACGGGAATTGTTGAGCCTTATGATCGCCGTAGAGCAATGCGCCTAATGAAAGATGGCGATGTGTTGATTTTCTCAGCAGGTACAGGTAATCCGTTTTTTACAACAGACTCTGCTGCGTGTCTACGCGGTATTGAGATTGACGCGGATGTTGTTCTTAAGGCAACAAAAGTGGATGGCGTGTATTCAGCAGACCCCATGAAAGACCCTTCTGCTGTGAAGTATGATACATTAAGCTATGATGAAGTTTTGGAAAAACAGTTAGGTGTTATGGACTTAACAGCTATCTGTTTGACTCGTGACCACCAGATGCCAATAAGAGTGTTTAATATGAATAAACCTGGCGCTCTTACCAATATTATGGTCGGTGGTGACGAAGGCACAGTGATTAAGTGAGGAAAATATGATTAACGAAATTCTTAAAGACGCAGAAGAGCGCATGTCGAAAGCGGTTAACTCCGTAGAAGTTTCTTTCAATAAAATTCGTACAGGGCGAGCACATCCTAGCCTTTTAGATCCTATAAAAGTTAACTATTACGGTTCGCCGACGCCATTGAGTCAGGTGGCTAACATTACGGTCGAAGATGCTCGTACTCTTGGTATTTCTCCTTGGGAGGGCAATTTAGTACCTGAGATCGAAAAAGCGATCATGAAGTCAGACTTAGGTTTAAATCCTTCAACGACTGGCAACTTGATTCGAATCCCAATGCCTGCTCTTACCGAAGAGACTCGTGGAAACTACGCTAAACAAGCTCGTAGTGAAGCGGAGAATGGTCGTATCGCTATCCGTAATATTAGACGTGATGCGAATGGCAATCTAAAAGATCTTACCAAAGAGAAAGAAATTTCTGAAGACGAAGAGCGTCGTGGGCAAGATCAAGTGCAAAAACTTACCGATAAATACGTTGCGAAAGTTGAAGAACGTTTAGCAGCTAAAGAAAAAGACCTGATGGCAATCTAGTCTTTATCGTATTTATTAATAAGAGGCGAGATTAGCTCGCCTTTTTGTTTTAGGTAATGGTATGTCTCTAACGACAAATAACGGTGAGGCATCCACTGTTCCGCAGCATGTCGCTATTATTATGGATGGCAATAATAGGTGGGCTAAGAAAAAGCTCCTTCCGAGTATTGCAGGTCATACTGCAGGTGCAAGTGCGGTCAGACGAACAGTGGAAGCAGCGGCAAGGGCTGGTGTTAAGGTTGTTACGCTATTCGCTTTTTCAAGTGAGAACTGGAAAAGGCCCAAGCTAGAAGTCGATGGTTTGATGAATTTGTTTATGCGCTCCCTTCGTAAAGAGGTCAAACGACTTAATGAATATAATATTCAACTTAGAGTCGTTGGGAATAAGCAAGGATTCAGCGAAAAGTTGCAGCATCAAATAATGGAAGCTGAGCAATCAACCTCCCGCAACGACGGCATGGTATTAGTGATTGCAGCAAACTATGGTGGTCGCTGGGATATTGCAGAAGCCATGAAAGGCCTCGCCAGAGATGCAATCGAAGGAACGGTATCTGTTGATGACATAGATGAGTTATTGTTAGCAAAATACATGCAACTCTCAGACTTACCAGAACCAGATCTTTTAATTCGAACTTCGGGAGAGGAGCGGGTAAGTAACTTTTTGCTATGGCAATTAGCATACGCAGAATTTGTTTTTTTACCTGTATTGTGGCCGGATTTCAGCGAACAGCATTTTGCAGAGGCTTTGAGTATCTACCAAAGTCGGCAGCGACGATATGGTGGCCGTTAAG encodes:
- the pyrH gene encoding UMP kinase, whose protein sequence is MPKENNPNYKRILLKLSGEALQGDETFGIDPKVLNRIALEIGQLRGIGVEVGIVIGGGNLFRGQALSQAGMDRVTGDHMGMLATVMNALAMRDALERANIRTRVMSAITMTGIVEPYDRRRAMRLMKDGDVLIFSAGTGNPFFTTDSAACLRGIEIDADVVLKATKVDGVYSADPMKDPSAVKYDTLSYDEVLEKQLGVMDLTAICLTRDHQMPIRVFNMNKPGALTNIMVGGDEGTVIK
- the frr gene encoding ribosome recycling factor, encoding MINEILKDAEERMSKAVNSVEVSFNKIRTGRAHPSLLDPIKVNYYGSPTPLSQVANITVEDARTLGISPWEGNLVPEIEKAIMKSDLGLNPSTTGNLIRIPMPALTEETRGNYAKQARSEAENGRIAIRNIRRDANGNLKDLTKEKEISEDEERRGQDQVQKLTDKYVAKVEERLAAKEKDLMAI
- the tsf gene encoding translation elongation factor Ts, translated to MAAVSAAMVKELRDRTGLGMMECKKALSAAGGDIEVAIEELRKSSGMKAAKKAGRTAAEGTVILKVADDNSYGVIVEVNSETDFAARDENFIAFANKVVDVVFETKETNIETLLAGEIGVAREALVQKIGENISPRRAVVVEGGLVSGYRHSNGQIAVLTQLEGGNAELAKDVSMHVAAVSPQVVKGEDMPAEVLAKEEEIIRAQPDMEGKPAEIVDKMIGGRIKKFLAENSLVEQPFVKNPEQKVGQLAKEAGATITSFIRLEVGEGIEVEETDFAAEVAAQLKG
- a CDS encoding isoprenyl transferase; its protein translation is MSLTTNNGEASTVPQHVAIIMDGNNRWAKKKLLPSIAGHTAGASAVRRTVEAAARAGVKVVTLFAFSSENWKRPKLEVDGLMNLFMRSLRKEVKRLNEYNIQLRVVGNKQGFSEKLQHQIMEAEQSTSRNDGMVLVIAANYGGRWDIAEAMKGLARDAIEGTVSVDDIDELLLAKYMQLSDLPEPDLLIRTSGEERVSNFLLWQLAYAEFVFLPVLWPDFSEQHFAEALSIYQSRQRRYGGR